The Longimicrobium sp. DNA segment CTGCCCGCGGTCCGCTCCAATCCTGTATCCGCTCACCATCCCTCCAGCAACGAAGGCCTGACGTCAGCGAGGATACATATAGTATACAGAGTAAACAAGCCGCCCGCCAGAGTTCTGACACACTCTGGGCCGGCCAGACCGTAATCAGCGTCTGTACGAGAGCATACAGGCCGAAGGATCCATAACCGCGACCGCACGCGGTTCGGCCTGGCGCATCACTATTCCACCCGGACGCATGATCAGTATGACGCAGAGCAGCGGAGGAAGCAGAGAATTCCCTCTGCTTCCTCCGCTGCGCTGCGTGAGACCTTCTTCCGTCGAACGGTCTGCGGACGATCAGAACCGCACGGCCGACGCGTGGTCCGCCTGGTAGGGCGTGTTGAGGATCGTCCCGCCGGCGGCCGCGTTGGCCGGGTCGATGATGCACAGGCGGAACTGCGCGCCCTGCGTGCAGGTGTACACGATCCGCCCGTCCGCCAGCCAGGTGGGCGCGCCGTCGCTGCCGGTGCGCGTGGTCAGCCGCGTCACCACGTTCGTGGCCACGGTCAGGATGTACAGCTCCGTGTCGCCGGAGCGGTTCGAGGCGAAGGCCACGCGCGTGCCGTCGGGGCTCCACGCCCCCTCCACGTCGGCCGACGAGCCGCCCGCCAGCACCGACGGCGTGCCGCCCAGCGTCAGCCCGTAGATGTCGGCCGAGCCGCCCGCCGACGAGGTGAAGGCGAGCTGCGTGGCGCTCTTCCAGTTCGGGCTCGACTCGATGGCGTCGCCCGTGGCCGAGACGGCCACGGTGGCGCCGGTGGCGTCGGCCGCGCCCGTCCAGATCTTGGTGATGGCGCCCGGCGCGCCCGCCGACCACGCCAGCTTCGTCGCGTCGGGCGAGAGCGCGGGCGTAGTCTCGTTGATCGTCGTGGTGGTGGTCAGCCGCGTCTCCGCGCCCCCGCGCAGCGGCACCGAGTACAGCTCGGCGTTCCCGTCGCGGTAGCTGGTGAACACCACCTTCCCCAGCGCCACGCTCGGGTTCACGTCGGAAAGGAGGCTGGTGCTGAGGGCCACGACGTCGTTGCCGTCGATCCCCATCCGGTACACGTCGCGGTTGCCGCCCGGCGCCATCTCCGCCACGATCGTGGGAACGATGGGGGTGGAGACGTAGACGGTGAAGGCGAAGGTCAGCACGGTGGAGGGGATGTTCCACTCCCACCGCTTCACGGCGCTGGTGGCGTTCGGCGGCAGCGCGCCGGGATAGTAGAAGTAGGGCTGCCCCGAGCCGGTGAAGGTGTCGATCCCGTCGGCGTTCCTGACCTCCACCAGCCCCGTCCCCGAGGTGGCGTTGGGACCCGAGGCGAAGAACACCTTCACGCCGGTGACCGTGGTGCCGTCGGAGCCCATGCGCTGCACCAGCAGGTTCTGCACGGTCACGTCGGCGCCGAAGATCCCGGTGCCGGCGTCGTACGTCACGTTGGTCGAGGTCAGCGTGACGTTCACCCGCTGCCCGCCGAAGATGCGGTCGCCGCGCACTCCGGACCCGGCCACGGCGTCGGCGCACCGCATCTCCCGCGCGCGCACGTCCACGGTGCAGGGGATAGCCGCCAGCGCGTCGGGCGGGGTGATCACCGGTGGCTCGGGACGGGTGATGCCGCCGGACTCGGAGCACGCGGCCAGGATCAGCAGGGCGACGAACGCCGCGGGTCGCGCGCTGCGCATGCGCATGAACATCGTCTTGGATTCGTTTCGGGAGGGGGATGCGGCCGCGGGGAAGGTATGGCGGCTGCTACGCTCCGGCGCCGCAGAACGGATGTGCGCCGGATGGAAGATGGTGCCGAACTGCCTGCAATGCAAGGGGATAGGTGATTTTTGCCCTTCTCCGCCGTCCTGCTCCTCTCCCACGAAGATCACGAAGGATGGGAACGAGGGCGAGCGGACAGCCCCCTCCGTGTCCTCCGTGTCCTCTGTGAGAGAATCAAGAAGACGGGCGGGAAGCGGCGTCGATCCGCTCCCCGCCCGTCCGTCTCACGCTGGCGATCAGTTCGACGGCCTGGGCGCGAGGGCCGCCTCGATGCGCGCGAGCCTGGCCTCCAGCTCGGCGATGCGCTGGTCGCGCTGCTGGAGCTGGCGCTGCAGCTCCGCCGTCCGCGCCTCGAGCGCCTTCACCGCGGCGAAGTTCACGCCGTCGAAGTCGCCCGAGTTGATGGTCTTGTCGTCGTCGTTGAACCCCCAGGCGAGGTGCCAGTCCTGCGCCATGGGGCCCATGTGCCGCACCTGCCGCCCCTCGGCGATGTAGTTCCAGGTCTGCACCGGGATCCCGCGGATCCGCGCCAGCAGGTCCTCGCCGTCGACCTCGCGGAAGTTCTCCTTGCGGAAGCGGTCCGAGATCACGTTCCAGCTGCTTCCGCCCGCGTTCAGGCTCACCCCGGTGGTGGTGGTGGCGTTGGTGAACAGCCGGTAGCCGCCGGCGTAGCGCGTGGACCACTGGTTGTTCGCGCTGGCCTCCACCGAGTCGGTGGTCGACTGGTCGGCGGCCACGAAGGCGCCGTCGTGGCCGTTGGCGCTGGCGCGGTGCCCCAGCGCCACCGCGTAGTCGGCGTCGGCCGTCACCCGGTAGCCGATGGCCACCGCGCCCTGCCCGCCGGCGGTGTTGGTGAAGCCCATGGCCACGCAGCCGAAGCCCGTGCAGTGGTTGCTGGCCCCGGTGCTGAACCCGGCCGTGCCGCTGACCGTGTTGCTCCCGCCGAATGCCGCGGCGTCCACACCGCTGACCGTCACCTGGTCGCCGAAGGCGAAGGTGGCGAAGGCGGTGGCCTTGGTCAGGTTGCCGCCCGCCCAGGAGTAGAAGCCGGTGTTGGCGTCGTCCCAGTAGTTGCACACGCCGCCGTCGTCGGTGCCGCCGGCGCGGAACGCGGCCTTGAACGGGTACCACATCATCCGGTAGCCGCAGCCGCTCGCGGGGATGATCCCGATCCCCAGCTCGCCGATGGCGACCACGCCGCCGGCGCTGTCCACCCGGAAGCGGTCGCCGGGCGGAGACCCGGAGCGGAGGCGCAGGAGGATGTCGGACTGCGCCGAGGCGGCCGTGGCCGACACGGCCAGCGCGAGCGCGGAGACGGCCAGAACGAGCTTTCTCATGAGGGATTCGAGATGTTCGCCCCCGGCGGGACGGATTCGGTGGGAGAGCGGCGGGACCGGCGCCGGGGGCCGGTCCCGCATCGTCGTCAGCGTCTCACTGCCTGGAGGCCGCCAGCTGCCGCACCAGCGCCTCCAGCTCCTGCACCCGCGATTCCAGCGAGGTCACCCGCGACTGCAGCCGGCCGACCTCGGCCTGCCTGGCCTGCAGCTGCGCGGTCCGGGCCTCCAGCGCCTTGACCGCGGCGAAGTTCACCCCGTCGATGTCGAGCAGGCCGATGGACTTGTCGTCCATCCCCAGCCCGAACGCCGCGCGGAAGTCCTCGGCGAAGGGGCCCATGTGCCGCACCCCGCCGCGCTCGCCGATGTAGCTCCAGGTGTTCACCGGCACCCCACGGAAGCGGGCCAGCAGCTCCTCGCCGTCCACGGAGGTGAAGTTCTCCTTCAGCATCCGGCTCGACGAGCACGAGAACACGCCCGAGCCCGCGGGGAGGTTGCACCCGGTGGTCAGCGTGGCGTTGGTGCGGAAGCGGTAGCCGCCGGCGTAGCGCGTGGCGAACTCGTTGTTGGCCACCGCCTCGATCGAGTCGGTGGTGCTCTCGTCGCCGGCCACGAACACGCCCGAGTGCCCGTCGGCGCTGGCGCGGTGCCCCAGCGCCACGGCGTAGTCGGCGTCGGCGGTCACCCGGTAGCCGATGGCCACGGCGCCCTGCCCGTTTCCGGCCGCGCAGTTGCCCGAGGTGATCGTGCCGGTGGTGTTGGTGAAGCCGATGGCCACCGAGCCGAAGCCGCACACGTGATTGCTGGCCCCGGCGGTGAAGCCGGCGGTGCCCGCCACCTGGTTGCTGCCGCCGAAGCCCGCGGCGTCGGTACCCGACACCACCACCTGGTCGCCGAAGGCGAAGGTGGCGAAGGCGCTGGCCTGCGACTGGTTGCCGCCGGCCCACGAGTAGAAGCCGGTGTTGGCGTCGTCCCACTGCGTGGAAACCGTGGGGCACGAGCCGGGGCTCCCCGCGCGGAACGAGGCCTTGAACGGATACCACATCATCCGGAAGCCGCACCCCGTGGCGGGGATGATGCCGACGCCCAGCGTGCCCAGCGCCACCACGCCGCCCGCGCTGTCCACGCGGAAGCGGTCGCCCGGCGGCGAGCCCGAGCGCAGGCGAAGCAGGATGTCGGACTGCGCCAACGCGGCGGTTGCCCCCGCCACGAGCGCCAGCGCGGCCAGTACGAGCGTTCTCGTCCGATGCAGCATGGTTCGCTCTCCTTGGATCACGTGTGGTCTGGCAGCCGCGGCGTCATTGCGACGTGGCCTGGATCCGGAAGCCCGTGCTGGTGAGCCGTCCCAGGTCCACGCGGAGGGGCGCTCGGACCGTGATGTTGCCGGTCAGCGAGTAGGTGCCGGTGACCCTCGTGAAGGGGAGGGTGCCCTGCACCGTGCGCGCGATCCCCGTCAGCGTCAGCACGCCCACGGTGTTGTTGATGGCGCCCGAGTTGGTGGTCATCACGTCGCCACTGGCGTCCATGTTGAAGGCCGCCAGCGACAGCGTGGGCACGGTGCCGCCCGGGGTGAGGTCGAGCACCTCGATCCCGCCCACCCCCTCGTTCTGCGTGAGCGTGGGGAAGCTCGGCACGGTATCGGGGATCACGATCGTGTCCTGGGGCACCGGCTTGACGCTGTCGGGCTGCCAGGTGGGCGAGGGGGGTGCCGTGTTGACGGGAAGCCAGTTGTGGGGGTTCTCGTAGTTGTCGTTGGCTCCCGCCGCCGTCCAGATGCGCCGCACCGCCAGCACGTTCACCGGCACCTTGGCGTAGCGGTACGACCCGCTCGTGGTTTCCACCCGGATGGTGGGGCTGCCGAAGCGGAGCCCGTGCATCAGCCCGGTGGGGCTCACGGTGGCGCGGGTCGTGTCGCTCGACGACCAGGCGAACGTGGGCGGGATGGGGTCGGGCTCGCCCATGGCGTTGCGCGACACGGCCGCCAGCTGCCGCACGTAGCCCGAGCGCACGTTGAAGTTGCCCTCCACGTCGACGTAGCCGTCGGGATAGGGCACGGCCGTCGAGACCTTGAGGATGAAGTCGAAGCTCGTCACCGTCAGCGGCACGGTCAGCTGCCACGTCCGGGGGCTCGACAGCTCGTACTGCTCGAGCACCGTGTTGTAGCGGTAGTAGACCTGGCCCGACGCGGTGAAGGTGCCGGTCCCGTCGCCCGTCACCGTGACCAGGCCCGAACCCGCGGTCACCGCGGGCGCCTGGAAGAAGAAGACGTTGATCCCGTTGGGGTCGGGCGCCAGCGCGCCGGTGGTGTCGGCCGTGCCCAGCGGCTGCGGGATGCGGTTGCGGATGGTCACGTCGAAGGTGAACGCCTGCGTGCCCGCGTCGTAGTTGACGTTGGTCGAGGCGACGTCGACGTACTTGTTGTTGGGGCCGTCGATGATGATGTCGCGGCGGTTGCTGTTGTCGCCGCACACCACCGTCTTCGTCTTCGTGTTCCCCGTGCACCGGAGCTCGCCGAGGACCACGGGCGTGCCGGGGGTCTGGGGTCCGCCGGGATTGCCGCCCCCGCCCGGCGGCCCGGCCGGGTTGCTCCGGTCGGAGCACGCCGCGGCCAGAACCAGCCCGGTCGCGAAGGCGGCCGTTAGGCCGGGATACCGCCTGAAGAGATGCATGGTGAGACCTCGGATCTGGCGGGGTTGTACACCGGACTAGCGGGGTCGTGGGCCGCTTCCGGCGTAGGTGAGCGCGACAAGGCGCGGCGGCTGCGCGGAAGCGGTGTCGCCCGCGGCACCGTGCCAGGGACTGCCCGGGAATTCACGGATCCACTCCATCTTCCCCAGCGCCCGTGCGCAGCGGATGCAGGGGAAGCGGTCCAGCTCGCCGCCGGTCGCGGCCAGGGCGGCGCTGGCGCGCTGCAGCCCGTCTAGCCGGGCCGTGTAGCGCGTCCACACGTCGGTCAGCCCCACGTGGTTCAGGTCGGCCACCACGTCGGCCTCGTTCTCGCCGTACTCCGACAGCTGGCAGCACAGCGACAGCCGGCCGCGGGCGTCCACGTAGACGCGGCGGTGCTCGAAGGTGTCGCACGCCGGCTCGGGGCCGTCGAAGGGGGCGCCGTAGTCCAGGTACACGCCGGTGCGCCGCCCCTCGCGCCCCAGCGCCAGGATCTCGTCGCGCGCGGCGTACCACTCGCGCGGGGCCAGGTCGCTGTCGCGGGCGGCGCTGCCGGGCACCGGCTGCGCCAGCGCGAAGTGCAGGCTCACGCACCCCAGCGCCTCGGCCAGGTCGGCGGCCTGCCGCAGCTGGTGGCGGTCGCGCCGGTCCACCACGAACCCCAGCGAGGTGGGAATGCGCCGGCTGGTGAGCAGCGCCACGGCCAGCAGCACGCGCCGGAACGAGCCGCGCCCGCGCTCGGCGTCGTGCACCGCCTCGTCGGCGCCCGACAGCGACAGCCGCACCGCCGAGGGCGGGTGGCGGTCCAGCCCCGGCATCAGCCGCCGCATGTGCCAGCCGTTGGTCACGAAGCGGTAGCTCACGCCGCGCGCGTGCAGCAGGGCGATGATCTCGTCCCAGCGCGGGTGGATGGTGGGCTCGCCGCCGGTCATGCTCACGCCCACCTCGCCGAACAGCGCGCGCGCGTCGTCTACCGTGCGCGCGATCAGCGCCGGATCCAGGTTGCGGACGGTGGTCACGTCGTCCCGGATGCAGTGGGGACAACGCAGGTTGCAGTGCTCGGTGATGGCGAAGCCCAGCAGCATCTTCTCTTTCTTCCTACGGAATCACGGTGCTTCCGCCGCCGCCCGTGCCGCCGCTGCCGGGGATCCCGGAACCATAGGCCAGCGTCAGCTCGGTCAGGCGGGGCAGGTCGATCACGGACGGAGCCTCCCAGCGGCGGCGTCCGGAGGGGCGTGCGGACTCACGGGTCGGACCCGGTGCGGGTACTGCCATGGAATCCTCCGTCAGACAACGAAAACCGCATCACCGAGCGAAGGTCCGCCACACGTCCGGGTGGCGACTGGAACCGCGTCTCCGGGCCTCGCGGCAGTGATCGCGAAACCCGGCAGCATCTTCCTGGGTTCCTACGGGATGACGGTGCTGCCGCCCCCGCCCGTGCCGCCGCCGCCGGGAATGCCGGGGCCGGTGGCCAGCGTCAGCTCGCTCAGGCGGGGCAGGTCGGTCACGGAAGGCGCCTCCCAGCGGCGGCGCTGCACGGTGCGTGGGGCCTGGCGGGTCGGGTCGAGTGCGGGTGCTGCCATGTGGTCCTCCGTGCGTGGAAGAAACAGGCATCACGAGCGGGGTTCTCCGCTCGTTCGAGGTGGCGCTCGAAAGACTGCGTGACAGGCCGCGGACAGCTGCGGCAGCGGCATCCTCCGTCCCGCCGGCATGCGGCGCGGAAACGGGGCGTCGGATCGGTTGTCGCGCCGGACCTGGCGCATGGGACGTGTGGATCGGCAGCCCGGTCTTTCCCGGGAACAGACGGCGGGATACCCCGGCCGTGGCTGCGGAGAAAAATGATAGCCCGCAAGCCGAAAGG contains these protein-coding regions:
- a CDS encoding tail fiber domain-containing protein, which gives rise to MRKLVLAVSALALAVSATAASAQSDILLRLRSGSPPGDRFRVDSAGGVVAIGELGIGIIPASGCGYRMMWYPFKAAFRAGGTDDGGVCNYWDDANTGFYSWAGGNLTKATAFATFAFGDQVTVSGVDAAAFGGSNTVSGTAGFSTGASNHCTGFGCVAMGFTNTAGGQGAVAIGYRVTADADYAVALGHRASANGHDGAFVAADQSTTDSVEASANNQWSTRYAGGYRLFTNATTTTGVSLNAGGSSWNVISDRFRKENFREVDGEDLLARIRGIPVQTWNYIAEGRQVRHMGPMAQDWHLAWGFNDDDKTINSGDFDGVNFAAVKALEARTAELQRQLQQRDQRIAELEARLARIEAALAPRPSN
- a CDS encoding tail fiber domain-containing protein → MLHRTRTLVLAALALVAGATAALAQSDILLRLRSGSPPGDRFRVDSAGGVVALGTLGVGIIPATGCGFRMMWYPFKASFRAGSPGSCPTVSTQWDDANTGFYSWAGGNQSQASAFATFAFGDQVVVSGTDAAGFGGSNQVAGTAGFTAGASNHVCGFGSVAIGFTNTTGTITSGNCAAGNGQGAVAIGYRVTADADYAVALGHRASADGHSGVFVAGDESTTDSIEAVANNEFATRYAGGYRFRTNATLTTGCNLPAGSGVFSCSSSRMLKENFTSVDGEELLARFRGVPVNTWSYIGERGGVRHMGPFAEDFRAAFGLGMDDKSIGLLDIDGVNFAAVKALEARTAQLQARQAEVGRLQSRVTSLESRVQELEALVRQLAASRQ
- a CDS encoding radical SAM protein, with the protein product MLLGFAITEHCNLRCPHCIRDDVTTVRNLDPALIARTVDDARALFGEVGVSMTGGEPTIHPRWDEIIALLHARGVSYRFVTNGWHMRRLMPGLDRHPPSAVRLSLSGADEAVHDAERGRGSFRRVLLAVALLTSRRIPTSLGFVVDRRDRHQLRQAADLAEALGCVSLHFALAQPVPGSAARDSDLAPREWYAARDEILALGREGRRTGVYLDYGAPFDGPEPACDTFEHRRVYVDARGRLSLCCQLSEYGENEADVVADLNHVGLTDVWTRYTARLDGLQRASAALAATGGELDRFPCIRCARALGKMEWIREFPGSPWHGAAGDTASAQPPRLVALTYAGSGPRPR